TTCTacacatttctaagctcacctttgattttcaagtttGATATATATGGAactctaaacttttcttctttaattctttcaatatatggctcttcctttagctcttgatcttaggatgaattttggttaaagaaagaagttgatttgATGAGATTTTGGCTTGGATTTGGTGGAAGACAAAACAAAATCTTAGTTCTTCAATGGCGTGAGCTACGGCAATGAGGTGGTGGAGAAGACAACCCAATTTTCACTTTGCTTTGTCATTTCATTGATAGCTCACACATGGAGGGTTTAGGTGAAGAGGTGGAAAACATGAAGGACTAAACTGAATTTTGTCTttgaactttccatattcacactttaacctactaaactctttatcatgttttaatttagttttcaaacttccAATAATCATAGATTAACCTACTGAAttatgcttttagcctttagaagtccttttcacttaagcaagcatgacggatttaaACAAGCACATCGAGCAAGTACGTCGAAAAACCcaaagcacctcccgaaagtgactcatTCCCGTcttgctaatcacactgtctaacTTTAATTCTGGATATGttcgtttctttatttgagttttctatgattcagttattagcaggttagagttatgctagcacctcccctaagtagCTCGGGGTAAGCTAGCATCTCCTCTAATACCATTTGCtctagtagtgaaatagcctaactcATACCTAGTGATGTCACTACTCTAACTATGGGTTTGACGATGTTACATACAGGGTTTAACCGTTCAGAGATATTGACTACATAATGTCATACCATACCATAGTAGAGAAGAACTAGAAGAAGCCCCATGTGAAAGTCGAGCTAACTACAAAAGTCAAACCTTCCCCTGAGTTCTTTTCGAAGCATGCTTACAGAATGAAGAATCAAAACTCCTCCCAAAGCCTGTTAACTAATTCCTTCGGCTCTTATGGCTAACAACAAATGGACAAAACAttaatatttatcaaatatattaattagaaaataagtATACTAATACACACGCAATAAAACCATTAATTACTGTTAAAATAATCTTTAGAAGTAGATTTGAATTCCACGCACAAGCAATTATCAATCAACATATTCTCGAAACATGCATCTATCTTCAAATCTCAAACAAAAAATGTTCAGAAAATGAAGAAACCAGCTAATTTGATTAGTACAGCCTCAACAGATATTTTAGCATTTATTGTCATTTTCTTTCCAAGACACGTTTAGGTACCAATCCCAATAGAGGCAAAAAAATCTTGGAAAAAAAAAGGCATCTAACAACTTTAAGAACATCCACAACAAAACACTATTCGGAGACAGTATCAAACAAGTCTAAACAGTAGATGAAGATCCAAAAATCAGTGATTACTTGAAGCAAAGCCAACACACTAACATACTACCACCGACAAGTAGAATACTAAGATtgaattcttattttaaaataatttaattatgtaattaataaaaagtaagtgtaaataaacattgaaactatataaaaataattaaaaaattttttcacatatttcaataaattttaaatttttataacgaCTATAATGcataataaatttgttaatcAATTAGTCACCAAAATTTACCAATATGGAGCAAGAGAATATAATtatgatattaaaaataaatttatgaatgtATTTCAAAACTTTTGTATAAAATTTAGGACACTTTTTTGTTCATAtgaaaatatatgtttttataaaaaataaacaaacaatacGTTGATCTGTCCAAACAAAATGCAAAAGActatatactaattaattatgGAGAGAAGAAAAACTCAATATTAAAAagcaaaaatagaagaaaaacaaaaaacaaaagaaatttctctctctaatttcttagaatttcttttaaaaatagtaTCACTCGTCGTGATTTGAAATCACTAAGTTTTAAttttgagaaaagaaaaaatgaatcgCTTTCAATCTTATTGAAATTTACTGTATATTGAGTATTTGATTTTTGAgtaaatctaaaaataaatgTACCATTTATATTTGGCCAAACATTATAATTGtaaacaattcaaattttacAAATTGACGTTTAAATATTATGCTTATTGATAAACAAGTGCTCGTAttacaattttataaattgtatctaatattttaattatttatgactAAACCCTTGTTTTGTtaccaattaatttttaattatttactaatGAGCAATTACTTttagaaattgaattttaaatattataactacttataaataaaaccataaaaccttATATTTGTAAATGCCTTTGAGGCACAAAGAGCAGCTAGCAAGATGGAAAAAAAACAGTGTCAAAATTGTAGGCATTGTGATTTCTTAAAATCTGAGTTAGCAGAAAGAAAAGCCATTAATTTACACAATAATTTCTAATCAATAGTaacaaattattcaattaaataatatctAATCAATagcataaaatttatattatactgAGCCACCTTTTCATTCTCTTTCCTAACAGCAAAGTCAAGGGCATCATTGGCCCGTTCCGTGTACATAATATCATCACCCAGATGGATGCGTTCACCAACAGTAAGCCAATCCCATGTCGAGGGACAAGTCATTCGCGCGGGCCAATAGTCGTGTTCAAAACCCTGTACACGGCTTGCCAAAAGAATTGTAAGAgaaaaaaacttataaatacattaaaagACTAGTAAATTACCTCGCTTGCTGCAAAATCCTCTTTGTATTTTTTTAGCAATTCCCGTTTGTATTCATCCGAATAATCAATCCATTCTTTGTTGTCTTTATCTTCAGCCTTTGATTCCTTAGCAGACCCTTCGTCGAGGAAGCCATCCTCAATCTTTGATTTCTTCAATGGTGATTCGTCAAAGTCTTCCTTCTTTGGATGATGGACATTGGAAGCCATGATGCACAAAAATGGTACAAAAGAGAGACTGCGACACTCACAAATCAGAAACCCTAGGAAAACAATCAGGAAAACAAGTCAGAGTGTTATCATTTATAGCACGGAAAAAGAATGAGAGACAGTAGCGTGTAGGCTACCTGAACCCGAACACGAACATTAGCATTTCAATCAAATTCATAATCGCAttcaatcttcaaaaacaaCTATAAATTCATTCAGAATAGCGTTAAATTTTCAATGAATTTCATAATACAGCCCTCAACGCATTCGCATTAATCTTGGCATTTCCAAGAATTTCAGAAACCCACGTCAATAGATCTAAGAAATCTCGGAAAGCACACATCTGAAACCACAATCTCAAAATCCATACAAACCTGCAGTGACTGAGGACGCGGCAAGGAGCAGCGACAGCGTGATTTAGCAATAGGACCAGCGGCGAGGAGCACTGGACGGCAGCACTGGACAGCGGAAACAGCGACGAGGACCAGAGGAAGCGGCGGAGAAGGGCGAAGAGGCAACCAGGCCCAGCCGACGCAACAACGACTTTGACAGCCTCAAGGATGATTGGCGGAGCGCGGAACCAGAGGGAGAGGTTGAGATTCGAAGAGGGGGAGAGGGGGACGGGAGGGGACAGGCGACAGAGTTGAGAGAGAAATGTGAGGGTGGGGGATTTAAGGGTTTTTTTTATGACGAAGGGTCTAACTGTTCGGTCATTTAGTTGGGAaaaatttcaaagattacccTGTAAGACGCTTTTTTCAATTTAGAGTTTttctagaaaaaataaataaataaattgagaatTTGTAACGattaaaaagaattttaattataaatggtCTTGTCacttagaataaaattaaaaaattaaatattaaatattaaatattaaataatcaatCTTTTCCATTAattatatagatatataaataattttaaataaattcaacttAAATTTTGATAGATTATCttctttataaattttataatattttattggatAATCAcgtataaaattgaaatattttttatga
The Manihot esculenta cultivar AM560-2 chromosome 1, M.esculenta_v8, whole genome shotgun sequence genome window above contains:
- the LOC110629420 gene encoding uncharacterized protein LOC110629420; protein product: MASNVHHPKKEDFDESPLKKSKIEDGFLDEGSAKESKAEDKDNKEWIDYSDEYKRELLKKYKEDFAASEGFEHDYWPARMTCPSTWDWLTVGERIHLGDDIMYTERANDALDFAVRKENEKVAQYNINFMLLIRYYLIE